A genomic segment from Flavobacterium litorale encodes:
- the porU gene encoding type IX secretion system sortase PorU, with protein sequence MKYRLLLHILLYSLFSIPSFGQQSAVFTLEWKDNVPSFVGDVAITLPEFQPQYMYYDADNKKLYFSTNIPVAASVSPSSLRLSNIVYENITAAQLGDISPSQLDATVKATLTPQKSRNQWYAKLKLCPIIKQGGRYKRVKSFTYSYSYGAQSRNVQTPNNFTSISNSVLSSGAWYRFYVKKSGIYKVTRGFLRQLGFDTNTDPRNIKIYGNGGRMLPLLNEVEYPADLAENAIQFIGEEDGQFDSNDYILFYAEGVDNWNTDSKTHNNLFADRSYYYVTSSGGAGKRITTMPEPVAAPDVTTSTFDEYVYHEEDLISIARLGRKWHGEQFNIENDQEFDFEIPDIVPTEATIMVSAAANSINPTSMSVTVNGQDLGSLNFQPKGQYDFGYDGYLSATFTPNNEDITVALDYNNSGVPTSNAWLDYIIIKAKRSLRGTNDQFRFTYDDAANNIGVIQYDFTNASSIDAVWDITDIYNTTQVAVNNASQFSFKATMGEARKYIAVVSSDYYTPTRESNARVANQNLKGTIFNNEQGQFEDIDYLIVTPEFLQSQAESLANIHRAQSDLNVKVITLDKIYQEFSSGKQDIGAIRNFVKYIYNNASSEENRIKYVNLFGDASFDFKDRIPNNTNIVPIYHDFDPSNVGRSNYSIVTTYVSDDFFVMMDEGEGAGTGAADVAAGRMLVSTTRQAEEMVNKIAEYLSEESYGRWRNEYLIISDDADESSDASFVPEQEGLVAEILENRPFINMRKVYIDSYVQQASSGGERYPDAKEQIIRSINFGTLVVNYLGHGSENGIASERLLEAADAQAFTNRFKYPLFITATCDLTKFDNPYRTTAGEEIYWNPKGGAIAMMTTTRAIFITAAISFNTQLASRLYAFNGGEYPSMAEALRLAKSNQETYRLIAFVGDPALKLAVPGPNVELTAINNVPVADVTQPLRSLEYVELSGNVTTEGGTPITSYNGELEVTVFDKDIQRETLNNDNILTTTTEFNTLGETIFRGSATVTNGQFTFGFVVPRDIRIPVGAGRVSFYTKRNNLLQDQTGYSNDVQIGGINPNAAEDSTAPTVRLYMNDESFVSGGITNDSPIMLAFLADEHGINTASGIGHDIIGILDGDETNPFLMNDYYEANADDHTRGQVRFPFADLEEGLHTLTFKAWDVYNNLVTADIQFVVAGSDALELERVLNYPNPFTSYTEFWFNHNRPFEPLDVQVQVFTVTGKVVKTINRTIITDGFLSREITWDGRDDFGDKIGKGVYIYKLTVRSSATNKTAHKYEKLVLL encoded by the coding sequence ATGAAATACCGATTACTGTTACACATATTATTATATAGCTTATTTTCAATCCCTTCGTTTGGGCAGCAGAGTGCTGTTTTTACACTAGAATGGAAAGATAACGTGCCGTCGTTTGTGGGCGATGTTGCTATAACATTACCCGAGTTCCAACCGCAATATATGTATTATGATGCAGATAACAAAAAACTATACTTTTCTACCAACATTCCTGTTGCAGCATCAGTAAGCCCAAGTTCACTACGATTATCCAATATTGTTTATGAGAATATTACAGCCGCACAACTAGGCGATATAAGCCCATCGCAACTCGATGCTACTGTTAAAGCGACGCTAACCCCGCAAAAATCTCGAAACCAATGGTACGCCAAACTAAAATTGTGCCCGATTATTAAACAGGGCGGTAGGTACAAACGTGTTAAATCGTTTACATACTCCTATAGTTATGGCGCTCAGTCCCGAAATGTACAGACGCCTAATAACTTTACATCCATATCCAACTCGGTATTATCATCAGGAGCTTGGTACCGTTTTTATGTAAAGAAATCAGGAATTTATAAAGTTACGAGAGGTTTTTTACGACAGTTGGGTTTTGATACAAATACGGATCCCAGAAATATTAAAATATACGGCAATGGCGGGCGCATGCTGCCCTTACTAAATGAAGTGGAGTACCCTGCCGACCTTGCCGAAAATGCCATACAGTTTATAGGTGAAGAAGATGGACAGTTTGATAGTAACGATTACATATTATTTTATGCTGAGGGGGTAGACAATTGGAATACGGATAGTAAAACCCATAATAACTTGTTTGCCGATAGGTCGTACTACTACGTAACATCGTCAGGAGGAGCGGGGAAACGTATTACCACCATGCCAGAACCTGTGGCTGCACCAGACGTTACTACATCTACTTTTGATGAATATGTATACCACGAAGAAGACCTTATTAGTATTGCGCGATTGGGCAGAAAATGGCACGGCGAACAATTTAATATTGAAAACGACCAAGAGTTTGATTTTGAGATACCCGATATAGTACCAACCGAAGCAACAATAATGGTTAGTGCCGCTGCCAATTCCATAAACCCAACAAGTATGTCGGTTACCGTTAACGGGCAGGATTTGGGCAGTTTAAATTTTCAGCCAAAAGGGCAGTACGATTTTGGTTACGATGGCTACCTTAGTGCCACGTTTACACCCAATAACGAAGATATTACGGTAGCGTTAGACTACAACAATAGCGGCGTACCTACATCCAACGCGTGGTTGGACTACATTATAATAAAAGCAAAAAGAAGTTTACGGGGTACTAACGACCAGTTCCGATTTACATACGATGATGCCGCAAACAACATAGGTGTCATACAGTACGATTTTACCAATGCATCGAGTATAGATGCTGTTTGGGATATTACCGATATTTACAATACAACACAGGTAGCCGTAAACAATGCCTCGCAGTTTTCGTTTAAAGCTACTATGGGCGAAGCCCGAAAATACATAGCCGTAGTATCGTCAGATTATTATACCCCCACACGAGAGTCAAACGCTCGGGTGGCCAATCAAAATCTAAAAGGCACCATATTTAATAATGAGCAGGGGCAATTTGAAGATATAGATTATTTAATTGTAACCCCTGAGTTTTTACAGTCGCAAGCAGAATCGTTAGCGAATATTCACAGAGCGCAATCCGATTTAAATGTAAAAGTGATTACGCTAGATAAAATTTATCAAGAATTCTCGTCAGGAAAACAAGATATAGGCGCAATCCGAAACTTTGTAAAATACATTTACAACAACGCCTCGTCCGAAGAAAACAGAATTAAATATGTAAATCTGTTTGGCGATGCCTCTTTTGATTTTAAAGACAGAATACCAAACAATACCAATATAGTACCCATCTATCACGATTTTGATCCGTCAAATGTGGGGCGTAGTAACTACAGTATCGTAACCACATACGTTTCGGACGATTTTTTTGTAATGATGGATGAAGGCGAAGGAGCAGGTACTGGTGCTGCTGATGTAGCTGCTGGGCGTATGCTGGTAAGCACTACCCGCCAAGCAGAAGAGATGGTAAATAAAATTGCCGAGTATTTAAGTGAAGAGTCGTACGGTAGATGGCGTAACGAATACCTCATTATTTCGGACGATGCTGATGAAAGTAGTGATGCCAGTTTTGTACCCGAGCAAGAAGGGTTAGTAGCTGAGATACTCGAAAACCGTCCTTTCATAAACATGCGAAAAGTATACATCGATTCGTACGTGCAACAAGCCTCATCAGGTGGAGAACGTTACCCTGATGCCAAAGAGCAAATTATACGCTCCATAAACTTTGGTACACTCGTAGTAAATTATTTAGGGCATGGTAGCGAAAATGGTATAGCAAGCGAGCGCCTTTTAGAGGCTGCCGATGCACAAGCATTTACAAACAGGTTTAAATACCCATTGTTTATAACCGCTACTTGCGACCTTACTAAATTTGATAACCCTTACCGAACTACAGCAGGAGAAGAAATATATTGGAATCCAAAAGGTGGTGCCATTGCCATGATGACCACTACACGTGCTATTTTTATAACTGCAGCCATAAGTTTTAATACCCAATTAGCATCCCGATTATATGCTTTTAACGGAGGCGAATATCCATCTATGGCAGAAGCATTACGCTTGGCAAAATCAAACCAAGAAACCTATAGGTTAATAGCCTTTGTTGGCGACCCTGCATTAAAACTAGCGGTACCAGGACCAAACGTTGAACTTACTGCCATAAACAATGTACCCGTTGCCGATGTTACCCAGCCCCTACGCTCGTTGGAATATGTAGAGCTTTCAGGTAACGTTACTACCGAAGGCGGTACACCCATAACCAGTTACAATGGTGAGCTGGAAGTAACCGTTTTTGATAAAGACATCCAGCGCGAAACATTAAATAATGATAATATCTTAACCACAACAACCGAGTTTAATACGTTAGGAGAAACTATCTTTAGGGGTAGCGCTACGGTTACCAATGGGCAATTTACATTTGGCTTTGTAGTACCCAGAGATATTCGTATTCCTGTAGGAGCAGGACGTGTAAGTTTTTACACCAAACGGAATAACTTACTGCAAGACCAAACAGGCTACAGTAATGATGTGCAAATTGGTGGGATTAACCCAAACGCAGCCGAAGATAGCACAGCACCAACCGTTAGGTTGTATATGAACGATGAGTCGTTCGTATCAGGAGGCATAACAAACGATTCGCCGATAATGCTCGCTTTCCTAGCCGACGAACACGGTATTAATACAGCAAGTGGTATTGGGCACGATATTATAGGAATATTGGATGGTGATGAAACCAATCCGTTTTTAATGAACGATTATTACGAGGCAAATGCTGACGACCATACCCGTGGACAAGTTCGTTTTCCGTTCGCAGACCTTGAAGAAGGTTTACATACCCTAACCTTTAAAGCTTGGGATGTATATAACAACTTAGTTACTGCCGATATACAATTTGTAGTAGCAGGCAGCGATGCATTGGAGTTGGAACGGGTGTTAAATTACCCCAACCCATTTACAAGTTACACCGAGTTTTGGTTTAACCATAACCGACCGTTTGAACCGCTTGATGTGCAAGTGCAAGTATTTACCGTAACGGGTAAAGTGGTAAAAACAATTAACCGTACCATAATTACAGATGGTTTCCTTTCGAGAGAGATAACATGGGACGGTCGAGATGATTTTGGCGACAAAATTGGCAAGGGTGTTTACATCTATAAACTAACCGTCAGGTCTTCTGCAACCAACAAAACAGCACATAAGTATGAAAAGCTTGTATTGCTATAA
- the gldJ gene encoding gliding motility lipoprotein GldJ, translating to MRINKNTALKLFMVLAITVGFTGCSKKGSGGSSNTSTATGWKINDKKGGFQHNSKYKQQETAPGLVEVEGGTFTMGRVSDDVMHDWNNSPTQQHVQSFYMDETEVTNVMYMEYLDWLKRVYPPSEENYKNIYVGALPDTLVWRAALGYNETMTNNYLRHPAYGDYPVVGVNWIQAVEFSKWRTDRVNESVLEREGYLKRDAKILDVTAESTFSTEAYLESPSKSYGGNEEIVYKGVRNKLAGDDEATNVYAQRTSGLILPEYRLPTEAEWEYAAIALVGNREYNLYRGNKKYPWKGQYTRNGKRQSKGDQLANFKQGKGDYGGIAGWSDDNADITAPVKSYPPNDFGLYDMAGNVAEWVADVYRPIVDDEGNDFNYYRGNVYMKNKIGEDGRAEIVTAETIEYDTLSNGRIQYRNLPGQIAQEKITADDVFLRQNYTRSDNRNYRDGDVQSSRYFSYDANEEDGLDDNRKMYDSPKHYVGADSIGNMERQWDESSTRTTLVNDNVRIFKGGSWRDRAYWLDPSQRRYFPQDMATDYIGFRCAMSKVGPKSNKKTARN from the coding sequence ATGAGAATTAACAAAAACACTGCTTTAAAATTGTTTATGGTATTAGCCATAACAGTTGGTTTTACTGGTTGTAGTAAAAAAGGATCTGGCGGTAGCAGTAACACATCTACGGCTACAGGTTGGAAAATCAATGACAAGAAAGGCGGATTCCAACACAACTCTAAATACAAGCAGCAGGAGACTGCTCCTGGATTGGTTGAGGTAGAAGGAGGAACGTTTACAATGGGTAGGGTATCTGACGATGTTATGCACGATTGGAACAATAGCCCAACACAACAACACGTACAGTCGTTTTACATGGATGAAACCGAAGTTACCAATGTTATGTACATGGAGTACTTAGATTGGTTAAAAAGAGTGTATCCTCCGAGTGAAGAAAACTATAAAAACATTTATGTAGGTGCACTACCTGATACATTGGTATGGAGAGCTGCGCTTGGTTATAATGAAACAATGACTAACAACTACCTAAGACACCCTGCTTACGGCGATTACCCTGTAGTGGGTGTAAACTGGATTCAGGCGGTAGAGTTTAGCAAGTGGAGAACCGACCGTGTAAATGAGTCTGTTCTTGAAAGAGAAGGCTATTTAAAAAGAGATGCTAAAATATTAGATGTTACTGCAGAAAGTACATTTAGTACAGAGGCATACCTAGAGAGCCCTAGCAAAAGCTACGGTGGTAACGAAGAAATTGTTTACAAAGGAGTTAGAAATAAACTTGCAGGAGACGATGAAGCTACAAACGTATATGCACAAAGAACATCGGGTTTAATATTACCTGAGTACAGACTACCAACTGAAGCAGAATGGGAATACGCAGCTATTGCACTTGTAGGTAACCGTGAATACAACCTATACAGAGGTAATAAAAAATACCCTTGGAAAGGGCAGTATACGCGTAATGGTAAAAGACAAAGTAAAGGTGACCAGCTTGCTAATTTTAAGCAAGGTAAAGGTGACTACGGAGGAATTGCAGGATGGTCTGACGATAACGCCGATATTACCGCACCCGTTAAATCGTACCCACCAAACGACTTTGGTTTATACGATATGGCAGGTAACGTAGCAGAGTGGGTTGCCGATGTATACCGACCAATAGTAGATGATGAGGGTAACGACTTTAACTACTACAGAGGTAATGTTTACATGAAAAACAAAATTGGTGAAGACGGTAGAGCAGAAATTGTAACTGCCGAAACTATAGAGTACGACACACTAAGTAACGGACGTATACAATACAGAAACTTACCAGGACAAATTGCTCAAGAAAAAATTACTGCTGACGATGTTTTCCTAAGACAAAACTACACCAGAAGTGATAACAGAAACTACAGAGATGGTGATGTACAATCTTCTCGTTACTTTAGCTATGATGCCAATGAAGAAGATGGACTTGATGACAACAGAAAAATGTACGATTCTCCAAAACACTACGTAGGTGCAGATAGTATTGGTAACATGGAGCGTCAGTGGGATGAGTCATCAACCAGAACTACATTAGTTAACGACAATGTAAGAATATTTAAAGGTGGTTCTTGGAGAGATAGAGCCTACTGGTTAGATCCTTCGCAAAGAAGATACTTCCCACAAGATATGGCTACAGACTACATTGGGTTTAGATGTGCAATGTCTAAAGTAGGACCAAAATCAAACAAAAAAACAGCTAGAAATTAA
- a CDS encoding UDP-N-acetylmuramoyl-tripeptide--D-alanyl-D-alanine ligase, whose protein sequence is MDIAELYSYFKQCASVATDTRKIEKDTLFIALKGANFNANTFATEALAKGAKYAVVDEPEYQTDERILLVDNTLTTLQKLANFHRKTLGLPIIALTGSNGKTTTKELINAVLSTQYTTTATVGNLNNHIGVPLTLLSFTEQTEIGIVEMGANHQKEIEFLCSIAEPNFGYITNFGKAHLEGFGGYEGVIKGKSELYTYLKDTVKTVFVNLDDVIQKEKTATISRFTFAVNNYNCDVNIEYVTANPMVEVTYKGTKIKTNLIGIYNATNISAAIAIGTYFKINEANIKNALENYVPNNNRSQIIQKDNTRIILDAYNANPSSMRAAITNLEQLDGKNKIAILGDMFELGRESEVEHKKIIDVALNTNYITFYFIGKSFFENKIEAEHIYFFESFENFSYYFKNVDTQNNTLLIKGSRGMALERILDSL, encoded by the coding sequence ATGGACATAGCAGAACTTTACAGCTATTTTAAGCAATGTGCATCGGTAGCTACCGATACCCGAAAAATTGAGAAAGACACCTTATTTATAGCACTTAAAGGAGCTAACTTTAACGCCAATACATTTGCAACAGAAGCATTAGCTAAAGGAGCTAAATATGCTGTAGTTGATGAACCTGAATACCAGACTGACGAAAGAATACTTCTTGTAGATAATACACTTACCACATTACAAAAACTCGCTAACTTTCACAGGAAAACACTTGGCTTACCCATTATTGCATTAACAGGTAGTAACGGAAAAACCACTACCAAAGAGCTTATTAATGCTGTACTCTCCACGCAATATACTACCACCGCAACAGTGGGTAACCTCAACAACCATATTGGTGTACCACTAACACTATTATCCTTTACAGAACAAACAGAAATAGGCATTGTAGAGATGGGTGCTAACCACCAGAAAGAAATAGAATTTTTATGTAGTATAGCCGAGCCTAATTTTGGCTATATTACCAATTTTGGGAAAGCACACCTAGAAGGTTTTGGAGGGTATGAAGGGGTTATAAAAGGTAAAAGTGAGCTTTATACTTACTTAAAAGATACTGTAAAAACTGTTTTTGTAAATCTGGATGATGTCATACAGAAAGAAAAGACAGCTACAATATCGCGCTTTACATTTGCTGTAAACAATTACAATTGCGATGTTAATATTGAGTATGTAACAGCAAACCCAATGGTAGAGGTTACTTATAAAGGGACAAAAATAAAAACCAATTTAATTGGCATTTATAATGCAACGAACATAAGTGCAGCTATTGCCATTGGAACTTATTTTAAAATAAATGAGGCAAACATTAAAAATGCCCTCGAAAACTATGTTCCTAATAACAACCGTTCGCAAATTATCCAAAAAGATAATACCAGAATAATACTCGATGCCTACAATGCAAACCCGAGTAGCATGCGGGCTGCCATAACTAACCTTGAACAGTTGGATGGCAAAAATAAAATAGCCATATTAGGCGATATGTTCGAGCTTGGTAGAGAAAGCGAAGTAGAACATAAAAAAATAATTGACGTAGCCTTAAACACTAACTATATAACCTTCTATTTTATAGGGAAGTCATTTTTTGAGAATAAAATTGAGGCAGAGCATATTTACTTTTTTGAAAGTTTCGAGAATTTTAGTTATTACTTTAAAAATGTAGACACCCAAAATAATACGCTGCTGATAAAAGGATCACGCGGTATGGCACTAGAACGTATTTTGGATAGTTTGTAA
- a CDS encoding bifunctional folylpolyglutamate synthase/dihydrofolate synthase, which produces MNYKETLSWMFSRLPMYQQQGASAYKKDLSNIISLSKYLGNPEQKIKTIHVAGTNGKGSVSHMLAAIFQQAGYKTGLYTSPHLKDFRERIKIDGNNISEDYVCNFINSNKPFFEANNLSFFEMTVGLAFDYFAFEKVDIAIIETGMGGRLDATNITTPLVAVITNIGLDHTQFLGTTTAAIAGEKAGIIKRDIPVVVGEYTTQTKPVFNAVASKQNAPIYFAQDVEHNTYPSDLLGNYQQQNQKTVLQVLKVVQPHFIITTEAIKKGLLHVATTTHFMGRWQQLQHNPTVVCDTAHNPHGLQVVLQQLAKQKYDVLRIVFGVVKDKDLSDILPLLPKTAQYYFCKPNLLRGLDPLVLQSQASKFGLVGKVYNSVPEAYQAALKDSSENDFIYVGGSTFVVAEIL; this is translated from the coding sequence ATGAACTATAAAGAAACTTTATCTTGGATGTTTAGCAGATTGCCCATGTACCAGCAACAGGGTGCTTCTGCCTATAAAAAAGACCTCAGTAACATAATTTCACTCTCAAAATACTTAGGTAACCCAGAGCAGAAAATAAAAACAATACATGTAGCAGGTACTAACGGCAAGGGTTCGGTATCGCACATGCTGGCAGCCATATTCCAACAAGCAGGCTACAAAACAGGGCTGTATACTTCGCCGCATTTAAAAGATTTTAGAGAGCGCATTAAAATAGATGGTAATAATATTTCCGAAGATTATGTTTGCAACTTTATTAATAGCAACAAACCTTTTTTCGAGGCAAACAACCTTAGCTTTTTTGAAATGACTGTTGGGCTAGCGTTTGATTATTTTGCTTTTGAAAAAGTTGATATAGCCATTATAGAAACTGGAATGGGAGGGAGGCTGGATGCTACCAATATTACAACACCATTAGTTGCCGTTATAACAAATATTGGCTTGGATCATACCCAGTTTTTAGGGACTACAACGGCAGCTATAGCAGGCGAAAAAGCGGGCATTATAAAAAGAGATATTCCTGTAGTTGTTGGCGAATATACTACCCAAACAAAACCTGTTTTTAATGCTGTAGCAAGCAAGCAAAATGCTCCAATTTACTTTGCGCAAGATGTAGAGCACAACACGTATCCATCCGATTTACTGGGTAACTATCAGCAGCAAAATCAAAAAACAGTATTACAAGTATTAAAAGTGGTACAACCACATTTTATTATTACAACAGAAGCCATTAAAAAAGGCTTGTTACATGTAGCGACTACTACACACTTTATGGGCAGATGGCAACAATTGCAACACAACCCTACTGTGGTTTGCGATACGGCACATAATCCGCATGGATTGCAAGTTGTACTACAACAGTTAGCAAAACAAAAGTATGATGTGTTGCGAATTGTTTTTGGAGTAGTTAAGGATAAAGATTTATCGGATATTTTACCTTTGTTGCCCAAAACAGCACAGTATTATTTTTGCAAGCCAAACCTTTTAAGAGGTTTAGATCCTTTAGTATTACAAAGCCAAGCAAGCAAGTTTGGTTTGGTAGGAAAAGTATATAATTCGGTGCCAGAAGCTTACCAAGCAGCCCTAAAAGATTCATCTGAAAACGATTTTATATATGTAGGCGGTAGTACTTTTGTGGTAGCAGAAATTTTATAA
- a CDS encoding Glu/Leu/Phe/Val dehydrogenase dimerization domain-containing protein — protein MKDLLSKFENKEPEIVFNWKDSETEAEGWTVINSLRGGAAGGGTRMRKGLDMNEVLSLAKTMEVKFSVSGPGIGGAKSGINFDPADPRKKGVLQRWYKAVSPLLKSYYGTGGDLNVDEIHEVIPMTEECGVWHPQEGVFNGHFKPTEADKINRIGQLRQGVIKVIENPDFSPNVDKKYTVADMITGYGVAEAVRHFYSIYGGDVKGKKAIVQGFGNVGSAAAFYLAEMGAKVVGIIDRDGGVMNKDGFTFEAIRDLFLNKDGNKLVANDMIPFEQINKEIWSMGAEIFAPCAASRLVTKNQVDSMIDNGLEVISCGANVPFADKEIFFGPIMEATDSKVSLIPDFISNCGMARVFAYFMEKKVSMTDEAVFKDTSETIQRAIQNVHAQSSAKTNISHTAFEIALKQLV, from the coding sequence ATGAAAGACTTATTAAGTAAATTCGAGAATAAAGAACCCGAAATAGTATTTAACTGGAAAGATAGTGAAACAGAAGCCGAAGGCTGGACTGTAATAAACTCGTTGCGTGGTGGTGCAGCAGGAGGAGGAACCAGAATGCGAAAAGGGCTTGATATGAACGAAGTACTTTCGTTAGCCAAAACAATGGAGGTAAAGTTTAGCGTTTCGGGACCAGGAATAGGTGGTGCTAAATCGGGAATAAACTTTGACCCCGCCGATCCTCGTAAAAAAGGAGTACTACAAAGATGGTACAAGGCTGTTTCGCCATTGTTAAAAAGTTACTACGGTACAGGGGGCGACCTTAATGTAGATGAAATTCATGAGGTTATCCCGATGACGGAAGAATGTGGTGTATGGCATCCGCAAGAAGGTGTTTTTAACGGACATTTTAAGCCCACTGAGGCAGACAAAATAAACCGAATAGGACAATTGCGCCAAGGTGTAATAAAAGTTATAGAAAACCCTGATTTCTCTCCAAACGTAGATAAAAAATATACCGTTGCCGATATGATTACTGGGTACGGTGTAGCAGAAGCAGTACGCCATTTTTACAGCATATACGGAGGCGATGTAAAAGGCAAAAAAGCTATAGTACAAGGTTTTGGTAATGTAGGCTCGGCAGCAGCATTTTACCTAGCCGAAATGGGTGCAAAAGTAGTAGGTATTATAGATCGTGATGGTGGTGTAATGAACAAGGATGGTTTTACCTTTGAAGCGATAAGAGACTTATTCCTGAATAAAGATGGCAATAAGTTAGTAGCTAACGATATGATTCCGTTTGAGCAGATCAACAAAGAAATTTGGAGTATGGGTGCTGAGATATTTGCCCCTTGTGCGGCGTCTAGGCTTGTAACCAAAAATCAAGTTGATAGTATGATTGATAACGGACTCGAAGTTATCTCATGCGGTGCTAATGTACCTTTTGCAGACAAAGAAATCTTCTTTGGTCCTATTATGGAAGCTACCGATAGCAAAGTAAGTTTAATACCCGATTTTATTTCTAACTGTGGTATGGCAAGAGTTTTTGCCTACTTTATGGAGAAAAAAGTGAGTATGACGGACGAGGCAGTATTTAAAGATACATCCGAAACTATACAACGTGCCATACAAAATGTACACGCACAAAGTAGTGCCAAAACAAACATAAGCCATACCGCTTTTGAGATTGCCCTTAAGCAATTGGTATAA